Proteins encoded in a region of the Isosphaeraceae bacterium EP7 genome:
- a CDS encoding DUF1501 domain-containing protein, protein MSMNAFQRAISRRAFLGDVTSGLAGVGLAQLLARDASADDRPGWMPGLGQTHFAPKASRVLQIFCPGAASHIDLWEHKPELEKRDGQPMPGGEKLVSFQGKNGNLMRPPWAFVPSGASGKRITSMLPHLSGHVDDIAFLHGMTSKTNTHGPGCVFMNTGHSTEGFPAAGAWTSYALGSLNENLPAYVAIPDVRGEAPNGKANWSNGFLPAQHQGVMLSADRPIRNLASPVAVKAGEERATRDFLASLNERDAGLHPGDSELQARIAAYELAARMQLSAPEVSDLASEPQSIHDLYGTGDPNPLKASYARNCLLARRLIERGVRYVNLYCASRASGVDGLLNWDAHKTLKADYERHCPVFDQPTAALMTDLKQRGLLDETLVLWTTEFGRMPTCQEGTTGRDHNPDGFTCWMAGAGVKGGMSHGATDEFGRRAVESPTTVWDFYATVLHLLGFEHTKLTTYYNGLDRRLTDVHGRVIREILA, encoded by the coding sequence ATGAGCATGAATGCGTTTCAGCGGGCGATCTCCCGGCGGGCCTTCCTGGGCGACGTGACCTCGGGCCTCGCCGGCGTCGGCCTGGCCCAGTTACTCGCCCGGGACGCGAGTGCCGACGACCGGCCCGGCTGGATGCCCGGGCTGGGGCAGACCCACTTCGCCCCCAAGGCGAGCCGGGTTTTGCAAATCTTCTGCCCGGGGGCGGCCTCCCACATCGACCTCTGGGAGCACAAGCCCGAGCTGGAGAAGCGCGACGGCCAGCCGATGCCGGGCGGGGAGAAGCTGGTCTCCTTCCAGGGCAAGAACGGCAACCTGATGCGACCCCCCTGGGCGTTCGTCCCCTCGGGCGCGTCGGGCAAGCGGATCACGTCGATGCTACCGCACCTGTCCGGGCACGTCGACGACATCGCATTCTTGCATGGGATGACGTCCAAGACGAACACGCACGGGCCGGGATGCGTGTTCATGAACACGGGCCACTCGACCGAGGGGTTCCCCGCCGCGGGCGCCTGGACGAGCTATGCGCTCGGGAGCCTCAACGAGAACCTGCCCGCTTATGTGGCCATCCCCGACGTGCGCGGCGAGGCCCCGAACGGAAAGGCCAACTGGAGCAACGGCTTCCTGCCCGCCCAGCACCAGGGGGTCATGCTCTCGGCCGACCGGCCGATCCGCAATCTGGCCTCGCCGGTCGCGGTGAAGGCCGGCGAGGAACGCGCCACGCGCGACTTCCTCGCCTCGCTCAACGAGCGCGATGCCGGGCTGCACCCCGGCGATTCCGAGCTTCAGGCGCGGATCGCGGCCTATGAGCTGGCGGCCCGGATGCAACTCTCGGCGCCCGAGGTCTCGGACCTCGCCTCCGAGCCCCAGTCGATCCACGACCTCTACGGGACCGGCGACCCCAATCCGCTCAAGGCGTCGTACGCCCGCAATTGCCTGCTCGCCAGGCGGCTCATCGAGCGAGGCGTGAGGTATGTCAACCTCTACTGCGCATCGAGGGCCTCGGGCGTCGACGGATTGTTGAACTGGGACGCCCACAAGACTCTGAAGGCCGATTACGAGCGGCATTGCCCCGTCTTCGACCAACCGACGGCCGCCTTGATGACCGACCTGAAGCAGCGCGGCCTGCTCGACGAGACGCTGGTTCTCTGGACCACCGAATTCGGCCGGATGCCCACCTGCCAGGAGGGGACCACCGGCCGCGACCACAATCCCGATGGCTTCACCTGCTGGATGGCCGGGGCCGGGGTCAAGGGGGGGATGAGCCACGGGGCGACCGATGAATTCGGCCGACGGGCCGTGGAGTCGCCCACCACGGTCTGGGACTTCTACGCCACCGTGCTGCATCTGCTCGGATTCGAACACACCAAGCTGACCACCTATTATAACGGACTGGATCGCCGGCTCACCGACGTCCACGGCCGGGTCATCCGCGAGATCTTGGCCTGA
- a CDS encoding PAS domain-containing protein, with the protein MDSPLLSPERLATLLRTGLLDSESEESFDRLTRLASKFLNAPVALVSLVDADRQFFKSCVGLPQPWASRRETPLSHSFCRHIVESGEPLVIEDARPHPLVATNLAIGDLGVIAYLGAPIRVGGHVLGALCVIDGKPRTWADQDVETLVELAEVVSSEIRLRADRAEVEASRRDLHVTLASLGEAVISVDAAGRVSLINRVAETLCGVTAGEAIGRPLGEIFRVEGGPPHFLDTDPAEMELGGLAPGGFQHSILVSSDGTRRPIEQGGSPIQSEMGEVSGLVLVFRDISRRMEEEELRLGLARRVESQARLFDAILSNTPDFVYVFGLDHRFTYANQALAQMFGKGEVIGKSFKELGYPEWHATMHEREIDTVVATRAPIRGIVPFSGTHGRRIYDYIFVPVLGPDDQVVAVTGTTRDITDRQRDEAMLAGQKHTLELLARGADLTEVLETLCRLAEEQSGSGMIASILVLDRDGLNLCHGAAASLPDVYKKALDGITVQSPIGTSFASALPSEPIHLSDIANDPNWAEFAELALLHGLRSCWSQPILSSNGEVLGTLAMYHDHPRVPGPEDLKLAEVTTQTAAIAIARARAEADLREARLRLESALSAGSVSTWTYDILTNRVVADGRLAKVFGVSAEDAAGGRLEAYIKAVHPDDREHVLLDIKAAIETGGSFESEYRIPQPDGPPRWVIARGTTHRDASGRVVSLPVAIVDVTSQKEAESALRESRAWLSTVSDTLPALVSFVDTEFRYRFINRAYEEWVGIPAEEISGRHIGEVFGNAAFESRRDAMEQALAGMMSKHEGEIRHQRLGTRQLDSTYTPYIIAGEVRGFFVMAQDATDRVRFEQDRERALFKERRTSEQLRNLAEIAARIHVASDIDSVLRVIAEEGRSLIGAEYAITSLEADERATSVTHRADRPATTEKREEAQGSPDRGSANPTSDDESPPDGWLSAPIVGRGGRSLGQIRLAQKLDGEFGDDDEAILLQLARMGAIAIENASLYQELRDKDRRKDEFLAMLAHELRNPLASIGNAVSLAIRSGEPVDRAFADEVIARQVKTFSRLIDDLLDVSRVSRGKIQIRPEYVDLAPILAHAVETVRPLIEDRKHTLEVSISTDRLTVHGDPTRLEQVVVNLLTNAAKYTKSGGRISLDASLEGSEIVVSVRDNGVGISAEMLPKVFDLFTQVDRSLDRAEGGLGIGLTLVRALAEMHRGSISVVSDGLEKGSEFTFRLPATQAPAATRANDEGPAKFNGGSARVLVVDDNVDSARSLGRLLSLLDYKVKLAHDGPSAVDIAEVFMPEFVLLDIGLPGLDGYEVARRIRLQDGCKDSTFIAVSGYGQQDDRRKSKLAGFDHHLVKPVDYDALLALISA; encoded by the coding sequence TTGGACTCCCCCCTTCTCTCTCCCGAACGGCTGGCGACCCTCCTTCGCACAGGGCTCCTCGATTCCGAGTCTGAGGAGTCGTTCGACCGGCTCACCCGGCTGGCCTCGAAATTCCTCAATGCACCCGTCGCCCTAGTGTCTCTCGTGGATGCCGACCGGCAATTCTTCAAGAGCTGCGTCGGCCTTCCCCAGCCCTGGGCCTCGCGCCGCGAAACCCCGCTCTCACACTCGTTCTGCCGGCATATCGTCGAGTCGGGCGAGCCGCTCGTCATCGAAGACGCTCGGCCCCATCCGCTGGTTGCGACCAATCTTGCGATCGGCGACCTGGGCGTCATCGCCTATCTTGGCGCACCGATCCGCGTTGGCGGACATGTATTAGGTGCGCTCTGCGTCATCGACGGTAAGCCCCGGACCTGGGCCGACCAGGACGTCGAGACCCTGGTCGAGTTGGCCGAGGTGGTCTCGTCAGAAATCCGACTGCGAGCCGATCGCGCGGAGGTCGAGGCGTCGAGGCGTGACTTGCACGTGACGCTCGCGAGCCTCGGCGAGGCGGTCATCTCGGTTGATGCCGCCGGCCGGGTCTCGTTGATCAATCGAGTGGCCGAGACGCTCTGTGGTGTGACGGCCGGGGAGGCGATCGGGCGGCCCTTGGGCGAAATTTTCCGGGTCGAGGGGGGGCCGCCTCACTTTCTCGACACGGACCCAGCCGAGATGGAGTTGGGCGGCCTCGCCCCCGGCGGTTTCCAACACTCGATCCTGGTTTCCAGTGATGGCACGCGTCGGCCGATTGAACAGGGCGGCTCACCGATTCAAAGCGAGATGGGAGAGGTTTCGGGCCTGGTCCTGGTCTTCCGCGACATTTCCAGACGCATGGAGGAGGAAGAGCTTCGATTGGGGCTCGCCAGACGGGTCGAGTCGCAGGCAAGGCTCTTCGACGCAATCCTCTCTAACACGCCCGACTTCGTCTATGTCTTCGGGCTTGACCACCGCTTCACCTACGCGAACCAGGCGCTCGCGCAGATGTTCGGCAAGGGCGAGGTCATCGGCAAAAGCTTTAAGGAGCTTGGCTACCCGGAATGGCACGCCACAATGCACGAGCGAGAGATCGACACGGTGGTGGCGACCCGGGCACCGATCCGCGGGATCGTCCCTTTCTCAGGGACGCACGGCCGGCGCATCTATGATTACATCTTCGTCCCCGTGTTAGGCCCCGATGACCAGGTCGTCGCGGTCACCGGGACCACGCGGGACATCACAGACCGCCAGCGCGATGAGGCGATGCTCGCTGGTCAGAAACATACGCTCGAGCTGCTCGCTCGAGGGGCAGATTTGACCGAGGTGCTCGAGACACTCTGCCGGCTCGCTGAGGAGCAATCCGGCTCGGGGATGATCGCCTCGATCTTGGTCCTGGATCGGGACGGCCTGAATCTATGCCATGGCGCGGCGGCGAGTCTTCCGGATGTTTACAAAAAGGCCCTGGACGGGATCACCGTCCAGTCTCCGATCGGCACCTCGTTCGCGTCAGCCCTCCCCAGCGAACCGATCCACCTCTCGGACATTGCCAACGACCCGAACTGGGCCGAGTTTGCGGAGCTGGCGCTCCTCCACGGGCTGCGTTCCTGCTGGTCCCAGCCGATCCTGTCGAGCAACGGCGAGGTGCTGGGCACCCTCGCGATGTATCACGACCACCCGCGCGTTCCCGGCCCCGAGGACTTGAAGCTCGCCGAGGTCACGACCCAGACCGCGGCGATCGCCATCGCGAGGGCTCGCGCCGAGGCCGACCTGAGGGAGGCACGCCTGAGGCTCGAATCGGCCCTCTCCGCCGGCTCGGTCTCGACCTGGACGTACGACATCCTCACGAACCGGGTGGTGGCCGATGGCCGGCTGGCCAAGGTCTTCGGAGTCTCCGCGGAGGACGCCGCGGGCGGTCGCCTGGAGGCCTACATCAAGGCCGTCCACCCCGACGACCGCGAGCATGTCCTCCTGGATATCAAGGCCGCGATCGAGACCGGGGGGAGTTTCGAGTCCGAATATCGCATCCCCCAGCCCGACGGCCCGCCGCGGTGGGTCATCGCCCGGGGGACGACCCACCGAGACGCCTCGGGCAGGGTCGTGAGCCTCCCGGTGGCGATCGTCGACGTCACCTCGCAGAAGGAGGCCGAGAGTGCCCTGCGCGAGAGCCGGGCCTGGCTCTCGACCGTCTCGGACACGCTCCCCGCCCTGGTGAGCTTCGTCGACACCGAGTTCCGCTACCGGTTCATCAACCGTGCCTATGAGGAATGGGTCGGCATCCCGGCCGAGGAGATCTCGGGCCGGCACATCGGCGAGGTCTTCGGGAACGCCGCCTTCGAATCCAGGCGGGACGCGATGGAGCAAGCCCTGGCGGGGATGATGTCGAAGCACGAGGGCGAGATCCGACATCAGCGGCTCGGAACGCGCCAGCTCGACTCCACATACACGCCCTACATCATCGCCGGGGAAGTTCGCGGCTTCTTCGTCATGGCTCAAGACGCCACCGATCGGGTGCGATTCGAGCAAGACCGCGAGCGGGCGCTCTTCAAGGAACGTCGGACGTCGGAGCAGCTCAGGAATCTGGCGGAGATTGCCGCCCGTATCCACGTGGCCAGCGATATCGACTCGGTTCTCCGCGTCATCGCCGAGGAAGGTCGCTCGCTCATCGGCGCCGAGTACGCCATCACCAGCCTCGAGGCCGACGAACGGGCCACCAGCGTCACCCATCGAGCTGACCGGCCCGCGACGACCGAGAAGAGGGAAGAAGCCCAGGGATCGCCGGATCGAGGGTCCGCCAATCCTACATCGGACGACGAGTCACCTCCCGACGGCTGGCTCAGCGCCCCGATCGTCGGCCGCGGGGGGCGTAGTCTGGGACAAATCCGACTCGCACAGAAGCTCGACGGAGAATTCGGCGACGACGACGAGGCCATTCTTCTCCAGCTCGCCCGGATGGGTGCCATCGCAATCGAGAACGCCAGCCTCTACCAGGAGTTGCGCGACAAGGACCGCCGCAAGGACGAATTCCTGGCCATGCTCGCCCACGAGCTCAGAAACCCGCTCGCATCCATCGGCAACGCCGTCTCGCTGGCCATCCGCTCGGGCGAGCCCGTCGACCGGGCTTTCGCAGATGAGGTCATCGCACGGCAGGTCAAGACGTTCAGCCGCCTGATCGATGACCTCCTGGATGTCTCGCGAGTCAGCCGCGGAAAGATCCAGATCCGGCCTGAATACGTCGACCTCGCCCCGATTTTAGCCCACGCCGTCGAGACCGTCCGCCCGCTCATCGAAGACCGGAAGCATACCCTGGAAGTCTCGATTTCGACCGACCGGCTGACCGTCCACGGCGATCCCACGCGCCTGGAACAGGTGGTGGTCAACCTGCTGACGAACGCCGCCAAGTACACGAAGTCCGGCGGTCGGATCAGCCTCGACGCCTCGCTGGAAGGATCCGAGATCGTCGTCTCGGTCCGCGATAACGGCGTGGGGATCTCCGCCGAGATGCTGCCCAAGGTCTTCGACCTGTTCACCCAGGTCGACCGGTCGCTGGACAGGGCCGAGGGGGGCTTGGGTATCGGTCTTACGCTGGTCCGTGCGCTGGCCGAGATGCACCGGGGCTCCATCTCGGTCGTCAGCGACGGGCTGGAGAAGGGGAGCGAGTTCACGTTCAGGCTCCCCGCAACCCAGGCCCCGGCCGCCACCCGGGCCAACGACGAGGGACCTGCCAAGTTCAACGGCGGATCGGCCCGGGTGCTGGTCGTCGACGACAATGTCGACTCGGCGCGCAGCCTTGGCAGGCTGCTCTCCCTGCTCGACTACAAGGTGAAGCTCGCCCATGACGGGCCATCGGCGGTGGACATCGCCGAGGTTTTCATGCCCGAGTTCGTCCTGCTCGACATCGGCCTGCCCGGGCTCGACGGCTACGAGGTCGCCCGGCGAATCCGCCTCCAGGATGGGTGCAAGGACTCCACCTTCATCGCCGTCTCGGGCTACGGCCAGCAGGATGATCGCCGCAAGTCCAAGCTCGCCGGCTTCGACCACCATCTCGTCAAGCCGGTCGACTACGACGCGCTGCTCGCCCTGATCTCGGCCTGA
- a CDS encoding sulfurtransferase — protein MRFPTRFATFSLTAVVLAGAVTNSIAEEPRVPSLIGFEALQPKLGSPGLRILDVRSREDYEKGHLPGAVWVDSKAVRTLTSKPGALTDSGAWTAWIAPLGITEELEVLISDGERQLDAARLWWLLRYLGVEKVGLIDGNVGLWKAEGRPLSTEVPSVKATAFPVRLRADRFANRDDVAAALKGGSAQVVDARSLAEYVGERKSSKRGGHIPTACRLEWSDLVDKNGRFLSKAELKAKVDGLGLKAGEPVITHCQGGGRASVDAFVLERLGFPARNYFLGWSDWGNAEETPIVEGEKAGEKPANR, from the coding sequence GTGCGATTTCCCACGAGGTTTGCAACGTTCAGTCTCACGGCCGTTGTCCTGGCCGGCGCTGTGACCAATTCGATCGCGGAAGAGCCGAGGGTACCTTCGCTGATTGGCTTCGAGGCCCTGCAACCGAAACTCGGCTCGCCGGGCTTGCGAATTCTCGACGTGCGATCCCGCGAGGATTACGAGAAGGGACATTTGCCCGGAGCCGTCTGGGTCGATTCCAAGGCCGTGCGGACCCTGACCTCGAAGCCTGGTGCCTTGACAGACTCAGGTGCCTGGACGGCCTGGATCGCGCCGCTGGGGATTACCGAAGAGCTTGAAGTCCTGATCTCCGATGGTGAGCGACAGTTGGATGCCGCTCGCCTCTGGTGGCTGCTTCGCTACCTCGGGGTCGAGAAGGTCGGGCTGATCGACGGCAATGTCGGACTCTGGAAGGCCGAGGGGCGTCCTCTTTCGACCGAGGTTCCGAGCGTCAAGGCGACTGCGTTCCCCGTCCGCCTGCGTGCGGATCGGTTCGCCAACCGCGACGACGTTGCCGCGGCCCTGAAGGGTGGAAGTGCCCAGGTCGTCGACGCCCGGAGCCTGGCCGAGTACGTCGGCGAGCGTAAATCGTCGAAGCGAGGCGGCCACATCCCGACGGCTTGCAGGCTCGAGTGGTCGGATCTCGTTGACAAGAACGGCCGATTCCTGAGCAAGGCCGAGTTGAAGGCGAAGGTCGACGGCCTCGGCCTGAAGGCCGGCGAACCGGTCATCACCCACTGTCAGGGTGGGGGTCGGGCCTCGGTCGACGCATTCGTGCTCGAACGCCTCGGCTTCCCGGCGCGGAATTATTTCCTCGGCTGGTCCGATTGGGGCAATGCCGAGGAAACACCGATCGTCGAGGGCGAGAAGGCCGGTGAGAAGCCCGCCAATCGCTGA
- a CDS encoding DUF1559 domain-containing protein has protein sequence MRRQPGRGFTLIELLVVIAIIALLIGLLLPAVQSAREAARRMQCINNLKQLGLAINNYEASLGGLPPTSVIVRRPGGAIWTSNWGPHARILPFLEQSSTYNAINLDSAYGLLDNSTATGQVIEAYLCPSEIRREPIVHATFGRIGGVNYGFSMGDWYVWQGPDGGPITRSAFGVNLSRNWASFSDGTSQTMLIAEVKNQQPYVRDCGRLSLINDPATIPAPDADPLTIAPEYLAGGCTFLLNAHSQWAEMTVHHNGFTTAWPPNKRTPGGPSRSFPDVDLNGNRERIGGPTFAAVTSRSYHPGGVNTLFGDGSVKFIKQTVNGFVWRALGTVAGGEVVSSDAY, from the coding sequence ATGCGTCGCCAGCCAGGCCGCGGGTTCACGCTGATCGAATTGCTGGTTGTCATCGCCATCATCGCGCTTTTGATCGGTTTGTTGTTGCCTGCCGTGCAAAGTGCCCGCGAGGCGGCCCGGCGGATGCAATGCATCAACAACCTGAAGCAACTGGGCCTGGCGATCAACAACTATGAGGCCTCGCTGGGAGGCCTGCCGCCCACCTCGGTCATCGTCCGCAGGCCTGGCGGTGCGATCTGGACGTCTAACTGGGGTCCGCACGCCAGGATCCTGCCGTTCCTCGAACAGTCTTCCACCTACAACGCGATCAATCTCGATTCGGCCTATGGGCTGCTGGACAATAGCACTGCAACTGGGCAGGTCATCGAGGCCTATCTCTGCCCAAGCGAGATCCGTCGCGAGCCCATCGTCCATGCGACGTTCGGGCGAATTGGCGGTGTCAATTACGGCTTCAGCATGGGGGACTGGTACGTCTGGCAGGGGCCGGATGGCGGCCCGATCACCCGCTCGGCGTTTGGCGTGAACCTCAGCCGCAACTGGGCGTCGTTCTCCGACGGCACCAGCCAGACGATGCTGATCGCCGAGGTGAAGAACCAGCAACCCTACGTCCGCGATTGCGGTAGGCTCTCGCTCATCAACGATCCGGCAACGATCCCGGCGCCAGACGCCGATCCTCTGACCATCGCCCCGGAATATCTCGCTGGAGGATGCACCTTTCTGCTGAATGCGCACTCGCAATGGGCCGAGATGACCGTGCATCACAACGGGTTCACGACTGCCTGGCCGCCGAACAAGCGGACCCCGGGCGGGCCGAGCAGGTCGTTTCCCGACGTCGACCTGAACGGCAACCGCGAGCGCATCGGCGGGCCGACCTTCGCGGCCGTGACGTCGAGGAGCTACCATCCTGGCGGTGTCAACACCCTCTTCGGCGACGGCTCGGTCAAGTTCATCAAGCAGACCGTCAACGGCTTCGTCTGGCGGGCCCTGGGCACCGTCGCCGGCGGCGAGGTTGTCAGCTCGGATGCCTACTGA
- a CDS encoding ThuA domain-containing protein, whose amino-acid sequence MNSTRWIMLVGLVVGLAIPASAQEKKKRLLVVGQSKGYQHESVSAAMVTLYNLGRSSGKWETDLRTDCTNITKKKLKYEVKNLNDYDAVAFFTDGNLDMDDSQKADLISFVHDDGKGFLGIHSATITFMGWPEYGKMLGGYFDGHPWGTFEAPLIVEDPSFPGMKHLPRSFTLKDEIYQIKDFLRDDVRVLVRLDADKVDLSKKSIHRKDKHFAVAWARQYGKGRVLYNGLGHSKEVWDRPDFQEMWRESVLWSMGLIPGDASPQPRTTP is encoded by the coding sequence ATGAACTCGACGCGATGGATCATGCTCGTGGGCCTGGTCGTGGGATTGGCCATCCCGGCCTCGGCGCAGGAGAAGAAGAAGCGGCTTCTGGTCGTCGGCCAGAGCAAAGGGTATCAGCACGAGTCGGTCTCGGCCGCCATGGTCACGCTCTACAACCTCGGGCGCAGCTCGGGGAAGTGGGAGACCGACCTCCGCACCGACTGCACCAACATCACCAAGAAGAAGCTGAAATACGAAGTCAAGAACCTGAATGACTACGACGCCGTCGCCTTCTTCACCGACGGCAATCTGGACATGGACGACTCCCAGAAGGCCGACCTGATCTCGTTCGTGCACGATGACGGAAAGGGCTTCCTCGGCATCCATAGCGCCACGATCACGTTCATGGGCTGGCCCGAGTATGGCAAAATGCTAGGTGGCTACTTCGATGGACACCCCTGGGGAACGTTCGAGGCCCCTTTGATCGTCGAGGACCCGTCCTTCCCGGGGATGAAGCACCTCCCTCGCAGCTTCACCCTCAAAGATGAAATCTATCAAATCAAAGATTTCTTGCGCGATGACGTCCGGGTCCTGGTGCGGCTCGATGCCGACAAGGTCGACCTCTCGAAGAAGAGCATCCACCGCAAGGACAAGCACTTCGCCGTCGCGTGGGCCCGCCAATATGGCAAGGGGCGAGTTCTGTACAACGGCCTGGGCCATTCGAAAGAGGTCTGGGACAGGCCCGATTTTCAGGAGATGTGGCGGGAATCGGTGCTCTGGTCGATGGGCCTCATTCCCGGGGATGCCAGCCCGCAGCCCAGGACCACCCCATAA
- a CDS encoding sugar phosphate isomerase/epimerase family protein: MKLGLYSITYMGLWYRGEALTLPQMITKAKQYGYDGIEIDGKRPHGCPLDWTPAKCKDLRARAEGEGLDIFAVAANNDFSNPVPEVREAAIGSVRDLIKMTADFGAPTLRVFLAWWGITRHPQLATYDIAEGYWPIVHEKFSTEEIWGWCREALIECARYAGDAGVTLALQNHKPLITDHHDLLRMVREVGSPHLKLCLDAPLMNDRSTSGIFEGARAVGSLQALSHFGGEFERQADGSIRGFERNDGVVGEETNRYYRDFARAMAEISYDGYIGYELCHQLPVINGQTVGIDYADTQAELAAEFMRQLIDSEVVAVSGR, from the coding sequence ATGAAGTTGGGTCTTTATAGCATTACTTACATGGGCCTCTGGTATCGCGGCGAGGCCCTGACCCTGCCGCAGATGATCACCAAGGCCAAGCAGTACGGCTACGACGGCATCGAGATCGACGGGAAACGACCGCACGGCTGCCCGCTCGACTGGACCCCCGCCAAGTGCAAGGACCTGCGAGCCCGCGCCGAGGGCGAAGGGCTCGACATCTTCGCCGTCGCGGCCAATAACGACTTCAGCAATCCGGTGCCCGAGGTCCGCGAGGCCGCGATCGGATCGGTGCGCGACCTGATCAAGATGACGGCCGACTTCGGAGCCCCCACCCTCCGCGTGTTCCTCGCCTGGTGGGGTATCACCCGCCACCCGCAACTCGCCACCTACGACATCGCTGAGGGGTACTGGCCCATCGTCCACGAGAAGTTCTCCACCGAGGAGATCTGGGGTTGGTGCCGCGAGGCACTCATCGAGTGCGCCCGCTATGCAGGCGACGCCGGGGTAACCCTCGCGTTGCAGAATCACAAGCCCTTGATTACCGACCACCACGACCTGCTGCGCATGGTCCGCGAGGTTGGCTCGCCCCACCTGAAACTCTGCCTCGACGCCCCGCTGATGAATGACCGGAGCACGAGCGGGATCTTCGAAGGGGCCCGCGCCGTCGGGTCGCTCCAGGCCCTCTCGCACTTCGGCGGCGAGTTCGAGCGCCAGGCCGACGGATCGATCCGAGGCTTCGAACGCAACGACGGCGTCGTCGGCGAGGAGACGAACCGGTACTACCGCGACTTCGCCCGCGCTATGGCCGAGATCAGCTACGACGGCTACATCGGTTACGAGCTCTGCCATCAACTCCCCGTCATCAACGGCCAGACCGTCGGCATCGATTACGCCGACACCCAGGCCGAGCTCGCCGCCGAGTTCATGCGCCAGTTGATCGACTCCGAGGTCGTCGCCGTCAGCGGCCGTTGA
- a CDS encoding ThuA domain-containing protein: MAVRINRGMLAFLAVTCLLVGHPGTASAEGPVRVLILGGDANPGVRETAPILRRILDDSGRFDVKVNETSAGLTSAALEGFDLVVVNGAAPDADKVITGFVESGKGLLVTRGALAGTPIPASSPIDSDGSSTPIRFVEVKITLPDHPIVRGMKAGFLMPDSLPRGLSVRPDAEVIATADGGAKDQPVLAVSRVGKGRVITLALGSDVSALHEPQVIATLARAAEWAATGTVTLPAEFTPPRPTSDAVKGLVITGGHDHEAQFYSLFAGHNDLGWLPVDTAANAFKKDIRGKYDVVIMYDFTRELDDTCRKNLRDYVEAGGGVVVLHHALLNFQKWAWWSEEVVGGRYRLQREGDSPSSGVKDGQELFVTPATDHPVLAGIAPFHIHDEAYNKLFMSPKIKVLLTTENPASETNVAWIGPCSTAKVVAIQLGHGHTAFGHPTYRSLVHNAVLWAAGKAD, from the coding sequence ATGGCCGTGCGGATCAATCGCGGAATGCTGGCCTTTCTGGCGGTCACCTGCCTATTGGTGGGCCACCCCGGAACGGCCTCGGCCGAAGGTCCCGTCCGGGTCCTGATCTTGGGCGGCGACGCGAACCCTGGAGTACGAGAGACGGCCCCGATCCTACGACGGATCCTCGACGACTCGGGCCGGTTCGACGTCAAGGTGAACGAAACATCCGCCGGATTGACCTCCGCGGCCCTGGAAGGGTTCGACCTCGTGGTGGTCAACGGTGCCGCCCCCGATGCGGACAAAGTCATCACCGGATTCGTCGAGTCCGGAAAGGGCCTACTCGTAACCCGCGGCGCACTCGCCGGCACGCCGATCCCGGCCTCGTCGCCAATCGACTCTGACGGGTCGTCCACACCAATCCGCTTCGTCGAGGTGAAGATCACCCTTCCCGACCATCCGATCGTCCGAGGCATGAAGGCCGGGTTCCTGATGCCGGATTCCCTTCCGCGCGGCCTGAGCGTCCGCCCCGATGCCGAGGTGATCGCCACGGCCGACGGAGGCGCGAAGGACCAACCCGTCCTCGCAGTGTCCAGGGTCGGCAAGGGTCGGGTCATCACGCTGGCCCTTGGTTCCGATGTCTCGGCACTGCACGAACCGCAGGTCATCGCCACTCTGGCGCGTGCCGCCGAATGGGCTGCGACGGGGACCGTGACCCTTCCCGCAGAATTTACGCCCCCGCGCCCGACCTCTGACGCGGTCAAGGGCCTGGTCATCACCGGCGGCCACGACCACGAAGCCCAATTCTACTCGCTCTTCGCGGGCCACAACGACCTAGGCTGGCTGCCGGTCGACACCGCCGCTAACGCGTTCAAGAAGGACATCCGCGGCAAGTATGACGTTGTCATCATGTACGACTTCACCCGGGAGCTGGACGACACCTGCCGGAAGAACCTCCGCGACTACGTCGAGGCGGGAGGCGGGGTTGTCGTCCTGCACCACGCCCTGCTGAACTTCCAGAAATGGGCGTGGTGGTCCGAGGAGGTCGTCGGCGGACGATACCGCCTCCAGCGCGAGGGGGACAGCCCTAGCTCGGGGGTGAAGGACGGCCAGGAACTTTTCGTAACACCCGCGACCGACCACCCCGTGCTGGCCGGAATCGCCCCCTTTCACATCCATGATGAGGCTTACAACAAGCTCTTCATGTCGCCCAAGATCAAGGTCCTCCTGACGACGGAGAATCCCGCGAGCGAGACCAACGTCGCCTGGATCGGCCCATGCAGCACTGCCAAGGTGGTCGCGATCCAGCTCGGCCACGGCCACACGGCGTTCGGCCATCCCACGTACCGGAGCTTGGTGCACAATGCCGTCCTCTGGGCGGCCGGCAAGGCGGACTGA